In Camelus ferus isolate YT-003-E chromosome 10, BCGSAC_Cfer_1.0, whole genome shotgun sequence, the following proteins share a genomic window:
- the TMEM126B gene encoding complex I assembly factor TMEM126B, mitochondrial, with the protein MAALGREAGADLRIAGVVPVGAGEEPKDIKMPTYTHGQSSPSLGDAKLRKPMIIEIIEKKFEYLRKEKSLNIYGTMVFGTTAGFSGILANIIFRHCFKVKHDALKTYASLTTLPFLSTIVAYKLLVTDALYSGKISQENCVLRSSLIGIVCGVLYPTALAFSKNGRLAVKYHTVPLPPRGRVLLYWLLLCQTEIKAMVLPLVLQTACGIYHGLQHYAMFESTLEKSIYED; encoded by the exons ATGGCGGCGCTCGGGCGTGAGGCTGGGGCTGACCTGAGGATTGCAGGTGTGGTGCCggtgggagctggggaagagCCCAAG GACATCAAGATGCCAACATACACACATGGTCAGTCCAGTCCTTCTCTAGGAGATGCAAAGCTCAGAAAACCAATGATCATCGAAATcatagaaaaaaagtttgaatatcttagaaaagaaaa gtctttaaatatatatggaacAATGGTCTTTGGAACAACAGCTGGTTTCTCTGGAATATTGGCAAACATAATTTTCAGACATTGCTTCAAGGTTAAACATGATGCTTTGAAGACATATGCATCATTGACTACACTTCCATTTTTGTCTACCATAGTTGCTTATAAGCTTCTTGTAACAGATGCTTTGTATTCAG GTAAGATCAGCCAGGAAAATTGTGTCCTGAGAAGTTCGCTGATTGGCATAGTGTGCGGTGTTTTATATCCCACTGCTTTGGCTTTTTCTAAAAATGGACGTCTGGCAGTCAA GTATCATACTGTTCCACTGCCACCAAGAGGAAGGGTTTTACTTTATTGGCTGCTGCTATGTCAAACAGAGATAAAAGCAATGGTGCTTCCTCTTGTCCTTCAGACAGCCTGTGGAATATATCACGGTCTACAGCATTATGCAATGTTTGAAAGTACTCTTGAGAAAAGTATATATGAAGATTAA